GGGCCCCGGTCCTTGCCCTGCTGGTGTTTCCCTCCCTACAGTGCCCCGGCTTGAGTCCACGCTTCAAGAAACCCGGCCTGCGCAGCATCCTGCTCGGCTCCTTCGCCGTGGTGCTCGCGCTCATCCTCGGGACGCTCTACTTCGTCGTCCCCTCGCGCGTGGAGGCGTTCCTCGAGACGCGCCTGACCAAGCACGGCGAGGACAAGGCCCTCCAGGCCGCCGCCGAACTGGCCGACCAGCCCATCGCGGTGCTGCCACCGCTCCTGGAGAGCCTGCACGGAGGCGACGACGACTTCGCCCTGCTCGCCGTGCTCTCCGGAGACGGCCGGGTGGTGGCCACCCACCCGGCGAGCGCGGGCGCGTGGTTCCTCAAGGGGCTTCGCGCGCGGCAGGAGTCCGGCCCCGGCGCGTCGCTGGAGGGCTTCGCCTTCGACAACGGCAACAAGCTCATCGCCCGGCCGGTGGCCCTGCGCGAGGGCCCGGGCCAGGTGCTGGTGGTGATGGACTTCACCTCGCTGGAGGAGGTGGTCCACTCGCTGCGCAACGTGGTGCTGCTGGCGTTCGGCATCGGCCTGGCGCTGTTCCTGGTGGTGGCCTTCTTCATCTCCCGCGCGTTCATCCTCGTGCCGCTGGACGCGATGATGACCATGGCCCGCCGGCTGGCCGAGGCGGACCTCACCGGGCGCGTGGACGTGGGCTCGCGCGACGAGCTGGGCCTGCTGGCGGAGGCCCTCAACCGCATCGCCCAGAGCTGGCGCGACACCCTGGGCCGCGTGCGCGGCGTGTCGGACGTCGTCGCGGGCGTCATCGAGCAGATCCACCGCACCGGCACCACCGTGTCCTCGGGCGCCGGCACCGTGCAGGCCCGCGTGGAGGAGACGTCCTCCTCCATGGTGCAGATGATGGCGTCCTTGCGCGGCATCGCGGAGAACGTGGAGGTCCTCTACCAGAGCGCCGAGGAGAGCAGCTCCTCCATCATGGAGATGGCCGCCACCAACGACGAGGTGGCGGAGAACGTCACCGCCATGGCCGCCAGCGTGGAGGAGACCACCAGCGCCATCGAGGAGATGACCTTCTCCATCAAGGAGGTGGCCAAGAACATCGAGGAGCTGTCCGCCTCCACGGAGGAGACGTCCTCGGCCATCAGCCAGATGGACGCGGCCATCGGTCAGGTGGAGGCCAACGCCAAGGAGACGGCGCGGCTGTCCGAGCAGGTCTTCGACGACGCCCAGACGGGCGTGGAGGCGCTGCGCAAGACGCTCACCGGCATCGACCGCATCAAGGAGTCCAGCCGCGCGGCGGCGGACGTCATCGACAGCCTGGGGCGGCGCATCTCCGAAATCGGCAACATCCTCAACGTCATCGACGACGTGGCGGAGCAGACGAACCTGCTCGCCCTCAACGCCGCCATCATCGCCGCCCAGGCGGGCGACCACGGCAAGGGCTTCGCCGTGGTGGCGGAGGAGATCAAGGACCTGGCCGAGCGCACCGGCGCCTCCACCAAGGAGATCGCCGAGCTCATCCGCAGCATCCAGGAGGAGAGCCGCAACGCGGTGGTGGTGATGAACCAGGGCGCGCGCAACGTGGAGGAGGGCGTGCAGCTGGGCCGCGAGGCGGAAGGGGCGCTGCGGAAGATCAACGACAGCACCCAGAAGTCCACGCAGATGGTGAAGGCCATCGCCCGCGCCACCGTGGAGCAGGCGCGCGGCAGCAAGCAGGTGACGGCCTCCATCCACCGCATCAGCGAGACGGTGCAGCAGATCTCCAAGGCCTCCAACGAGCAGGCCCGGGGCGGCGAGCAGATCATGAAGTCCGCCGAGAAGATGAAGATGCTCACCGCCCACGTGCAGCGCAGCAGCCAGGAGCAGGCGCACGGCAGCAAGCAGATCACCCGCTCCATCGAGAGCATCAACGAGATGGTCACCCACCTGAACCGCGCCCAGAAGGAGCAGACCAAGGGCAGCGAGCAGGTGCTCAAGGCGGTGGAGACCATCAAGGGCGTGTCCGAGCACCAGACGCGTTCGGTCAAGCAGCTCGAGGAGGCCATCGACAACCTCCAGCGCCAGGCGGAGATACTCCGGGGCGAGGTGCGGCGCTTCCGCGTCTAGGAGCGTGCGCGCGCGGGGCGGATGGCTTAGGAGTAGGGGGGCATGCCGACCGAACGACAGGTGTCCGAGCGCTGGGTGGTCTTCCTCATCGGCGCGGTGCAGTTCGTCAACATCCTGGACTTCGTGATGGTGATGCCGCTGGGCCCCGACTTCGGCAAGGGGCTGGGCATCGCGTCGTCGCACATCGGCACCATCGGCGGGGCGTACACGGCCGCCGCGAGCGTGGCGGGGCTGCTGGGCGGCTACTTCCTGGACCGCTTCGACCGGCGCAAGGCGCTGGCGGTGTCCATGCTGGGCCTGGTCGCGGCCACGGCGGCGGGGGGGCTGGCCACGGGCCTGTCCACGCTGATGCTGGCGCGCGTCCTGGCGGGCCTGTTCGGCGGGCCGGCCACGTCGCTGTCGCTGTCCATCATCGCGGACCTGATTCCGGTGGAGCGGCGCGGCCGGGCGCTGGGCGCGGTGATGGGGGCCTTCTCCGTCGCCTCCGTGGCGGGCGTGCCCATGGCGCTGAAGCTGGCCGAGCACGGCGGCTGGCGCCTGCCCTTCTTCGTGGTGGCGGCCCTGGGCTTCGCGGTGGTGGTGGGCGCCATCTTCTTCCTTCCGCCGGTGCGCGGGCACCTGGAGGGCGGCGGGCGCCCCGTGCACGCGGTGGGCGCGCTGGAGCTGCTCGGTCGCCGGGAGGTGCGGCTGTCCTTCGTCATGACGGCGGTGGTGATGATGGCGGGCTTCATCCTCATCCCCAACATCTCCGCCTACCTCCAGCAGAACCTGGGCTACCCCCGGGACATGTTGTGGTTCCCCTACTTCGTGGGCGGCATCGTCAGCTTCGCCACGCTGCGGGTGACGGGGCCGCTGGTGGACCGGCTGGGGGCCTTCAAGGTGGGCACGCTCGGCTCGGTGTTGATTCTGGTCACGACCTACGTGGGCTTCGTGGACTTCCCCCAGTGGCTGTCCATCCCGCTGCTCTTCGTCCTCATCATGGCGTCCATGGGGGTGCGCAATGTGGCCTACAACACGCTCACCTCGCGCGTGCCGGACAGCGACGTGCGCGCCCGCTTCATGTCGCTCCAGTCCGCCGTCCAGCACATGGCGGCGGCGCTGGGGGCCTTCCTCAGCTCCCAGCTCCTGTCGGACCTGCCCGACGGCCGGCTGGGTGGGATGTCCCGCGTGGCCTTCGTGTCCATGGCCCTGACGGTGTCGCTGCCGCCCATGCTGTGGCTGGTGGAGCGCCACGTGCGCTCCCAGGAGCGGGCGCGGGCCCCGGCGCCGCCCCCCGCCCAGGGGGTGGCCGTGCCCCTGCCCCCGGAGGCCCCCTCGCATCGATAGGTTACGGAGTGTTTCCGGCCCGGTTGCCCCCCACCCACGGTGACGGGCGGATGGCTGGATGCGTCGAGCGGTTGCGCCGCGAGGCCCGGGGCGCGATAAACCGGGCTGCTTCCCGGGGAGTGCGCGTCAGACCATGTTCAACATCGGCGCAGGCGAAATGGTGCTCATCGCGGTGGCCGCGCTGCTCGTGCTCGGGCCGCAGCGGCTGCCCGAGCTGGCGCGGGCCATCGGCAAGTTCATGCGGGAGTTCCGTCGCCAGACGGACGAGGTCCGCAACGTCGTGGAGCGCGAGTTCTACTCCATGGACAACGAGTTCCAGGCGCCGTCGCCTCCGCCGGTGCGGCCCGGGACGAACCTGGCCCAGTCCCCGGCGCCCCAGGCCACGCCTCCGGACGTGCCCCACGCGCTGCCGCCCATGGCGGTGACGGCCGACCACCACCCGCCCCTGGGGCTGGACGAGCCGTCCCCCGCGCCGGTGCCCGCCGCGCTCGCGGAGCCGCCGCCCGCCGCCGCGCCCGCTTCCGACGTCCCGGCCGCTCCCCTGGCCGACGCGTCGCCCTCGACGACCCCGCCGTCCCCGTCCCCTGACGCCGAGGGCGTCGGGGCGGACGGCCTGCCTCGGCTCGCGCCCCTGCCCGGTACGGTGGCGCGCAACGCGCCGAAACGGAGCTGACCCTGAGTTCCCAGCCTGCCTCCGACGAGTTGCGGATGAGCCTGATGGAGCACCTGTCGGAGCTCCGCGCGCGCCTGCTCAAGTGCACCCTGGCCGTGTTCGTGCTGGGGTTCGCGTCGCTGATCTTCGCCAAGCCCATCTTCGGCGTGCTGATGCAGCCGGTGCTCGCGGCCCTGCCCGAAGGCAACCGCGCGCTCATCTACACGTCCGGCATCGAGGAGATAAACGTCCTCATGAAGGTGGGCGTGTACTGCGGCATCTTCCTCACCACGCCCGTCATCCTCTGGCAGATATGGGGCTTCGTCTCTCCGGGCCTGTTCCCGGAGGAGCGCAAGTACGCGGCGCCCTTCGTCGTCTTCGGCTCCATCGCCTTCATCGTGGGCGCCAGCTTCTGCTACTTCGTGGTGCTGCCCTCCATGTTCAAGTTCCTCCTCAACGAGGAGGAGACGCTGGCGCTGGAGCAGCGGCTGGACACGGCGCGGCTGCAGGCGGACGACGCGCTGCGCTTCCTGCGCGTGGGTGACGCGGAGCGCGCGGGCGCGGTGGCGAAGGAGACGAGCGCCCAGCTGCGCGCGGACGGCGAGGGGCAGCTCCAGGAGCCGGACCGGGCGCCCTCGGAGGCGGTGGAGCTCAAGTCCCGGCTGGACGGGCTGGGCAAGCTGGTGGACGCCGCGGCGGAGGGCTTCGGGCCCTCCGCGCGGGGCGTGCTCAAGCAGGCGGTGGAGAAGCGCGTCGAGGCGGTGAAGGCCTACGGCAAGCAGGACTACGCCCGGGCCTCCCTGGCCATGGACGAGGCGGCGAGCCTGCTGGCGGGCGTGGCGCCCACGCGCACCGAGGAGCTGGCGGGCCTGTGGAAGCTGGAGAAGGAGCTGTCCGCGGGAGAGGCGCGGCACGAGGCGGCGCGGTGGACGCGGCCCATGCTGACCATGCACGAGCAGCTGTCGCTGGTGCTGCTGCTCATCCTGGCCTTCGGCATCATCTTCGAGCTGCCGCTGGTGATGGCGCTGCTGGGCATCGTCGGGGTGGTGCAGTCGAGGTGGCTGTTCAAGTACCAGCGCCACGCCTTCGTGTTCTGCCTCATCGCCGCGGCCATCATCACCCCCACCGGCGACGTGGTGAACCTGTCGCTCATGGCCGGCCCCATGCTCATGTGCTACGAACTGGGCGTGCTGCTCGTGTGGCTGGTGGAGAAGCGGCGGGCCCGGAACGCGACCGAGACGGGCATCACGCCGGTGACGTAGGGACGGGGCGTCATGGTGGCCAACCGCAGGCACCTCCGGGCCAACCTCCGCTACCTGCGCGCGCTGGTGCGGCGCTTCCGCACCACGCTGGTGCTGGCGGCGCTGCTCTTCCTGGGGGGCCCGCTGCTCTACCACTGGCGCTACCGGGCGCCGGACGGGGACGCGCTGTCCTTCGGCGAGGCGCTGCACCACGTCTACTTCCTGCTCTACGGCCAGCCTTCGCTGCCCTACGTGCACGACTGGCTCATCGAGTTGGCCAACGTGGTCATCCCCCCGGTGGGCATCGCCCTGGTGGCCGACGGCGTCGTGCGCTTCGCCTACCTGTTCTTCGCCCGGCACAAGAACGACAAGGAGTGGATCGAAGTGGTCACCGAGACGATGAAGGGCCACGTCGTGGTGTGCGGGGCGGGGCGCGTGGGCTATCGCGTGGTGGCGCAGCTGCGGGAGATGGGCAAGGACATCGTCGTCGTGGAGAAGCGCGAGGACGCCGCCTTCGTCTCCGCGCTGCGCGACGAGAACGTCCCGCTGCTCATCGACGACACGCGCAGCCCGCTGTGCCTGCCGCGCACCAACGTGAAGGACGCCTCCGCCATCGTCTGCGCCACGGACGACGACCTGGCCAACCTCAACATCGCCCTGGACGCGCGCAAGCTCAACCCCACCATCCGCGTCGTCATCCGCCTGTTCGACGAGGACCTGAGCGGCAAGGTGCGGGACACCTTCAAGGCGGAGGCCCTCTCGAGCTCGTCGCTGGCGGCGCCCGCCATGGCGCTGGCGGCGATGGACCCGCGCATCGTCCACTCGTTCCACCTGGGCAAGCACCTGATGGTGGTGTCCCTCTTCGAGGCGCGCGAGGGGCTGCCGGGGGTGACCATCTCCGACGTGAGGGATCGCTTCGGCGGGCTGGCGCTGGCGCTCACGCGCGGCGCCGACGAGCAGCTCCACCCGGTGGGCGAGGAGGTCATCCGCGCGGGCGACGTGCTGACCATCCAGTCGTCGTACCCGGACTACTGCCGGCTGCGCGCCTTCGCCGGCGAGTCGGAGCCGCCCATCTGGTCCCATCAGGACCCGCCGCCCCTGCCCGGTCAGCGCAGGGTCGGCTGAGGCCCCGCCGTCGTCACGCCGTCCGGGAGGTGGCGGCGGCGCGAGCCGTGGGCGTGGCGAGCGCGGGTGGGGCGGGCTCCAGCCCCGAGGGGAGCGCGAGCGCCCGCGTGAGCAGCGCGGCCAGGGGCTCCCACTCCACGAGGAAGCCGTCGTGGCCGTAGCGGCTGGACAGCTCCGCGTGCTCGGCGTGGCGGCCGAGCGCGCGCAGGCGCCGGGCCAGGGCCTCCATGTGCGAGGGGAAGAAGAGCTGGTCGCGGTCGATGCCCACGCACAGGGCGCTGGCGCGCAGGCGCTCCAGTCCCCCGTGGGGGCCCCGGGACAGGTCGTGGTGGTCCATGGCGCCCAACTGCGCGAGGTAGGCGCGGGCGTCGAAGCGGGCCTCCAGCTTGCGGCCCTGGTGCTCCAGGTAGCTCTGCACGGGGTGGAGCGCGCGCGAGGACCACTCGGCGGGGCGGGGCTGGTTCGCGTCGAGTCCCGGCTCCGCGCGGTAGGTGAGCATGGCGAGCTGTCGCGCCAGCGCCAGGCCCCGCGTGGGGGCGTGGGGGTAGCCCGGGTCGAGGAGCAGCGCCTGACGGGCGACGTGGTTGAGGCCCACGACCCAGGACGAGGCGGCCTCCGCGGTGGCGATGGGGGCCATGCGCGCGAAGCGCTCCGGCGCGAGCGCCGCGAGGCACAGGACGATCATCCCGCCCAGCGAGCCTCCGGTGACGAGCGCGACCTCGTCCACGCCTAGCGCGTCCAGCGCCTGGAGGATGGCGCGCGCCTGGTCCCACGGCGTGACGGTGGCCGGCAGGTGTCGCTCGTCCTGACGCAGGTCCCCCTTCGCCAGGGTGGGCGCGGGGCCGAAGCGCGCGTCGTCGAGCCTGCACGGGAAGCCCTCGTCGGCGGGGCCCGTCGAGCCGTAGCAGGAGCCCAGGTTGTTGAAGCACAGCAGGCGCGCGCGCGTGGGGTCCAGCGCGCGCCCCGGTCCGATGACGGGCTCCCACCACCCGCCGGGGCCTCCGGCGCGCATGTCGCCGGTGAGCGCGTGGACGACGAGCACCGTGGGGACGCGCGAGGAGGGCCGGGCCGGGCCGCGTGGACGCGCCTGCTCGGCGGCCTGTCGCTGCTCGTCGCGGGTCCGGCGGACGACCTGGTAGGCGGCGGCCTGGGCCTCCGTGTCCGACAGGACGCGGGCGCGCGCGTGCAGCCAGGGCAGGTCCTCGTCGGGGCCCCACCACCAGCCTCGCGCGAGGTGGGGCGACAGGCGGGCGCCCGCCTCCAGGGACAGTTCCGGCAGGGACACATCGAAGAGGCGCGGCGAGGTGACGCGGGTGGGGGCGGAGGCCATGGGCTGACTCCAGGCAAGACGGGGCCGACGCGGGCGCGCGGGAGTGCGCCCGGGTGGAAGGGGTGGGTGGGGAGGCGTGGCTCGGACGAGGCTTGGGGGGCGGGCTTCGCTGCGCTCCAGTCAGGGGTGGGCGAGGAAGCGGCGGAGGCCCTGGAACGACGAAGCCCACCGACCCTCGCGGGGTGGTGGGCTCCGGGATTCGCCAGGGTCGGCAGGACGACGGTCGTCAGCCAACGCTGGCGGGCGGGAGCCCACCGGGCATCGACATTCGACGCATCATGGCGAGGAAGGACGTCATCGGCTGCTACGGATAGACGCTCGTCCCGCGCGAGTCAAGCCGGGCAGCCCGGGCGCGGCGCGGTGTGAGGGTTTCGTGACACGGTGAGCGCGGCGCGGCGCGCGCATCCCGGGGGCGTCGTGAAATCCCTCTCACGGGGGCGGCACCATGGCGTTGGGGGCGTAGGGGGCCAGGGGGCCGATGTGGCCTGGGAGCGCCTTCACGCGTGCGAGCCAGGCATTGATGGAGGGGAAGGGCTCGAGCGGGATTCCCGCGTCCGGCGCGACGTGGACGTAGGCCTGGAGGCCGATGTCCGCGACGGTGGGCCGCTCACCCACGAGGAAGGTGTGGTCCTGGAGGTGGCGCTCCAGCGTGGTGAGGGCGCGGCGGCCGGATTCGACGCGCAGCGCGAGCGCCTCCGGGTGGAAGCGCGCGCGCCCGGTCAGCTTCCAGAAACGCGCGGTGCCCACGTTGGGCTCCACGGTGTTCTGCTCGAAGAAGAGCCACTGGTACACCTGGGCGCGCTCGAAGGCGTCCGTGGGGAGCAGCGGCGTGCCCTCCGCGAGGTAGAGCAGGATGGCGTTGGACTCCGCGAGGAAGCGACCGGCTTCGGGCTCCAGCACGGGGATGCGCCCATCGGGGTTCTTGTGGCGCAGGAAGTCCTCGGTGTGGCTCTCGCCCGCGAAGATGTCCACGGGCACGAGCGTGTACGGCTTGCCCAACCAGGAGAGCAGGAGCCGGACCTTGTAGCCGTTGGCGGACGGCGCATGGTCATACAAGCGGGGGAACGTCGTGGAGGTGTGCGTCATCCGCGCAGGATAGGGAGATGACGTGGACGCGCGCGACCCGTTCCTTGCGGTGGATGGGCCGCGTTACCAACTCCGGGTGGCGGTCAGGCTTCCTCGTCAGGGAGATGCGTCCGGAGAAGCTCGTCATCAGGACCGAGCGGGCGCCAGCCGATGGGCGGGGGATTGGCGAGCAACGCATCTCCGACCCGCCGGGCACGCTCCTTGTGGGTATCTGGGGTGTAGGCGATCCAACGTCCAAGTGGAGTTGCGTCGGTTTCGTTGAGTCCGTTCAACTATGGGAGAAGGACGCAACGATGCCGGAACCGAAGCCCTCTTATCCCATGGAGTTCCGTGCGCGAGCGCCACGTGTCGCGCGCGGGCGTCTGTCATTGAGCCGACGCGTCGTGGGCGCGACGCATCGTGATGATGCGCTGCTCGA
This sequence is a window from Myxococcus stipitatus. Protein-coding genes within it:
- a CDS encoding HAMP domain-containing methyl-accepting chemotaxis protein → MSPRFKKPGLRSILLGSFAVVLALILGTLYFVVPSRVEAFLETRLTKHGEDKALQAAAELADQPIAVLPPLLESLHGGDDDFALLAVLSGDGRVVATHPASAGAWFLKGLRARQESGPGASLEGFAFDNGNKLIARPVALREGPGQVLVVMDFTSLEEVVHSLRNVVLLAFGIGLALFLVVAFFISRAFILVPLDAMMTMARRLAEADLTGRVDVGSRDELGLLAEALNRIAQSWRDTLGRVRGVSDVVAGVIEQIHRTGTTVSSGAGTVQARVEETSSSMVQMMASLRGIAENVEVLYQSAEESSSSIMEMAATNDEVAENVTAMAASVEETTSAIEEMTFSIKEVAKNIEELSASTEETSSAISQMDAAIGQVEANAKETARLSEQVFDDAQTGVEALRKTLTGIDRIKESSRAAADVIDSLGRRISEIGNILNVIDDVAEQTNLLALNAAIIAAQAGDHGKGFAVVAEEIKDLAERTGASTKEIAELIRSIQEESRNAVVVMNQGARNVEEGVQLGREAEGALRKINDSTQKSTQMVKAIARATVEQARGSKQVTASIHRISETVQQISKASNEQARGGEQIMKSAEKMKMLTAHVQRSSQEQAHGSKQITRSIESINEMVTHLNRAQKEQTKGSEQVLKAVETIKGVSEHQTRSVKQLEEAIDNLQRQAEILRGEVRRFRV
- a CDS encoding glutathione S-transferase family protein — encoded protein: MTHTSTTFPRLYDHAPSANGYKVRLLLSWLGKPYTLVPVDIFAGESHTEDFLRHKNPDGRIPVLEPEAGRFLAESNAILLYLAEGTPLLPTDAFERAQVYQWLFFEQNTVEPNVGTARFWKLTGRARFHPEALALRVESGRRALTTLERHLQDHTFLVGERPTVADIGLQAYVHVAPDAGIPLEPFPSINAWLARVKALPGHIGPLAPYAPNAMVPPP
- a CDS encoding potassium channel family protein, yielding MVANRRHLRANLRYLRALVRRFRTTLVLAALLFLGGPLLYHWRYRAPDGDALSFGEALHHVYFLLYGQPSLPYVHDWLIELANVVIPPVGIALVADGVVRFAYLFFARHKNDKEWIEVVTETMKGHVVVCGAGRVGYRVVAQLREMGKDIVVVEKREDAAFVSALRDENVPLLIDDTRSPLCLPRTNVKDASAIVCATDDDLANLNIALDARKLNPTIRVVIRLFDEDLSGKVRDTFKAEALSSSSLAAPAMALAAMDPRIVHSFHLGKHLMVVSLFEAREGLPGVTISDVRDRFGGLALALTRGADEQLHPVGEEVIRAGDVLTIQSSYPDYCRLRAFAGESEPPIWSHQDPPPLPGQRRVG
- the tatC gene encoding twin-arginine translocase subunit TatC; translation: MSLMEHLSELRARLLKCTLAVFVLGFASLIFAKPIFGVLMQPVLAALPEGNRALIYTSGIEEINVLMKVGVYCGIFLTTPVILWQIWGFVSPGLFPEERKYAAPFVVFGSIAFIVGASFCYFVVLPSMFKFLLNEEETLALEQRLDTARLQADDALRFLRVGDAERAGAVAKETSAQLRADGEGQLQEPDRAPSEAVELKSRLDGLGKLVDAAAEGFGPSARGVLKQAVEKRVEAVKAYGKQDYARASLAMDEAASLLAGVAPTRTEELAGLWKLEKELSAGEARHEAARWTRPMLTMHEQLSLVLLLILAFGIIFELPLVMALLGIVGVVQSRWLFKYQRHAFVFCLIAAAIITPTGDVVNLSLMAGPMLMCYELGVLLVWLVEKRRARNATETGITPVT
- the tatB gene encoding Sec-independent protein translocase protein TatB, giving the protein MFNIGAGEMVLIAVAALLVLGPQRLPELARAIGKFMREFRRQTDEVRNVVEREFYSMDNEFQAPSPPPVRPGTNLAQSPAPQATPPDVPHALPPMAVTADHHPPLGLDEPSPAPVPAALAEPPPAAAPASDVPAAPLADASPSTTPPSPSPDAEGVGADGLPRLAPLPGTVARNAPKRS
- a CDS encoding alpha/beta fold hydrolase, encoding MASAPTRVTSPRLFDVSLPELSLEAGARLSPHLARGWWWGPDEDLPWLHARARVLSDTEAQAAAYQVVRRTRDEQRQAAEQARPRGPARPSSRVPTVLVVHALTGDMRAGGPGGWWEPVIGPGRALDPTRARLLCFNNLGSCYGSTGPADEGFPCRLDDARFGPAPTLAKGDLRQDERHLPATVTPWDQARAILQALDALGVDEVALVTGGSLGGMIVLCLAALAPERFARMAPIATAEAASSWVVGLNHVARQALLLDPGYPHAPTRGLALARQLAMLTYRAEPGLDANQPRPAEWSSRALHPVQSYLEHQGRKLEARFDARAYLAQLGAMDHHDLSRGPHGGLERLRASALCVGIDRDQLFFPSHMEALARRLRALGRHAEHAELSSRYGHDGFLVEWEPLAALLTRALALPSGLEPAPPALATPTARAAATSRTA
- a CDS encoding MFS transporter → MPTERQVSERWVVFLIGAVQFVNILDFVMVMPLGPDFGKGLGIASSHIGTIGGAYTAAASVAGLLGGYFLDRFDRRKALAVSMLGLVAATAAGGLATGLSTLMLARVLAGLFGGPATSLSLSIIADLIPVERRGRALGAVMGAFSVASVAGVPMALKLAEHGGWRLPFFVVAALGFAVVVGAIFFLPPVRGHLEGGGRPVHAVGALELLGRREVRLSFVMTAVVMMAGFILIPNISAYLQQNLGYPRDMLWFPYFVGGIVSFATLRVTGPLVDRLGAFKVGTLGSVLILVTTYVGFVDFPQWLSIPLLFVLIMASMGVRNVAYNTLTSRVPDSDVRARFMSLQSAVQHMAAALGAFLSSQLLSDLPDGRLGGMSRVAFVSMALTVSLPPMLWLVERHVRSQERARAPAPPPAQGVAVPLPPEAPSHR